A part of Aegilops tauschii subsp. strangulata cultivar AL8/78 chromosome 2, Aet v6.0, whole genome shotgun sequence genomic DNA contains:
- the LOC109784449 gene encoding protein tesmin/TSO1-like CXC 7, with translation MDNPLNLPPGSVRSNFGSAFYARKPGSAPTAASLSHALPLWPPVPWPTLMVGKHHMPFPTQPAAKKLQVRRLSPVLSQDLPLLEALQVAELPPPRVQLRPLQQAPPVLKQSLPKTEVPVVLPMRATSVDVRWNARYPWNETSCESTDRTSTRKQCKCKNSKCLKKYCECFASGGYCNDCNCKNCYNNVGHEAARQDAIDAAMERNPMAFMPKIGNIPPHAAQNREFKVAEGPLVGKHMKGCHCKRSECLKRYCECFRSNILCSENCKCMDCKNYESNEDRKAIRRITRHQQHLVYAHHMQNPAAMGITGPYAALSPAAEKLSNLAVASSGRDQLISNNDSSQVTSSLLTPVPREGTKSAVKVEPHGVAYRPLLADVIQIENVNELCKVLLLVSRQAAGASIGVKENTNGRKLDRADSCLSSINHETEAVEKQRDEQACSTENSLTAVPVSEVRSGTPRSDPSDTWKYGRRPVSPETQKLMCNEQDRLFLTPSVAAVIPSATKQRLPDTYKEQEKRILKTLHDYLGELVNCGRLHEEKISSMSSKFFHERTSVGSSCGSSISRVAEVARVGQTIRQALHSPASVKSPGL, from the exons ATGGACAACCCACTGAACCTCCCTCCTGGTTCAGTGCGGTCAAACTTCGGCTCGGCCTTCTACGCCCGCAAGCCAGGAAGTGCTCCAACAGCGGCATCGCTCTCCCACGCGCTGCCACTGTGGCCTCCGGTGCCATGGCCTACACTAATGGTTGGAAAGCACCACATGCCGTTCCCTACTCAACCCGCAGCTAAGAAGCTGCAGGTGCGGCGGCTTTCACCTGTGCTGTCGCAAGATTTACCATTGCTGGAGGCATTGCAAGTTGCAGAGCTGCCACCACCAAGGGTACAACTGCGCCCATTGCAACAGGCACCCCCAGTTCTGAAACAGTCGTTGCCCAAGACGGAGGTGCCGGTGGTGCTGCCAATGCGTGCAACCTCTGTAGACGT GAGATGGAATGCTCGATATCCGTGGAATGAGACATCATGCGAATCCACAGACAGGACATCAACGAGGAAACAATGCAAGTGCAAGAACTCGAAATGTCTGAAAAA GTATTGTGAGTGTTTTGCATCAGGTGGATACTGCAATGATTGCAACTGCAAAAACTGTTATAATAATGTTGGTCATGAGGCTGCAAGGCAGGATGCTATCGATGCTGCAATGGAAAGGAATCCTATGGCCTTTATGCCCAAAATTGGGAACATCCCTCCACATGCAGCCCAGAACCGCGAG TTTAAAGTAGCAGAAGGCCCTCTTGTGGGTAAGCACATGAAGGGGTGCCACTGCAAGAGATCCGAGTGCCTGAAGAGATACTGTGAGTGCTTTCGATCTAATATCCTCTGTTCAGAGAACTGCAAATGTATGGATTGCAAGAACTATGAGAGCAATGAAGATAGGAAAGCAATACGCCGTATCACCCGGCACCAGCAGCACCTTGTCTATGCACATCATATGCAGAATCCTGCTGCAATGGGTATTACTGGACCATATGCGGCTCTTTCTCCTGCAGCAGAAAAGCTCTCCAATCTTGCAGTGGCTTCTTCAGGCAGAGATCAGCTCATCAGCAACAATGATTCTTCACAA GTGACTTCGTCTTTGCTCACTCCTGTTCCTAGAGAAGGCACTAAAAGTGCCGTCAAAGTCGAACCGCATGGAGTTGCTTACAG GCCACTTTTAGCTGATGTTATCCAGATAGAGAATGTCAATGAGCTCTGTAAAGTATTGCTTCTAGTATCAAGGCAAGCTGCTGGAGCATCCATAG GTGTTAAGGAGAACACTAACGGAAGAAAATTAGATCGAGCTGATAGTTGCCTTTCTTCCATAAACCATGAGACGGAAGCAGTTGAGAAACAGCGCGATGAACAAGCTTGCTCAACAGAAAACAGTTTAACCGCAGTTCCTGTTTCTGAAGTAAGGTCAGGAACGCCAAGATCCGACCCTTCTGATACATGGAAGTATGGCAGAAGACCGGTGTCCCCTGAAACCCAGAAACTGATGTGTAACGAGCAAGATCGACTTTTCCTGACACCAAGCGTTGCAGCTGTAATTCCCTCGGCCACCAAACAGAGACTGCCAGACACTTACAAAGAGCAAGAGAAGCGTATTCTTAAAACCTTGCATGACTACCTTGGTGAGCTTGTGAACTGCGGAAGGCTTCATG AAGAGAAGATCTCTTCGATGTCATCGAAGTTCTTCCACGAGCGAACCTCTGTCGGCAGCAGCTGCGGTTCGTCCATATCGAGGGTCGCAGAGGTTGCTAGGGTTGGACAAACAATCAGGCAGGCGCTCCATTCTCCAGCAAGTGTCAAGTCACCAGGTCTGTAG